Proteins encoded within one genomic window of Triticum aestivum cultivar Chinese Spring chromosome 2D, IWGSC CS RefSeq v2.1, whole genome shotgun sequence:
- the LOC123054465 gene encoding trichohyalin isoform X2: MDFLALPRRDLQALAKRNGVRANLSNAAIADALAALPAVDGIEEYVEQPVVVEVAKPAVQAVVEEVKKKKTKKQEAEEKKKQEAEEKKRKQEEEEEKRRQEEEEEKRRQEEEEEKRKQEEEEKERKRKKQEEISLEVILLVDSEEEEEEKAPAAGRGRGRGRGRGRGRAAGGRARIEPVAAPATRRRAAASNTATEDAPAEPVAAPATRKRAAASKAETEDIAAEAVTARATRARSQTTAAPVAEEEAPKTRRASRRAAATKTGADQEEEGKGTQAVASDMETAEMEEDATNTQNEEHNEVEEQSHDGQGVVVADTPAQVQEEPPLEEEEDGRQESPAVGVGRRGARRRARPEPVASPATRKKAATRKTVTWVDAPAAEAVPARATRARSQSTVAEEAPKGRRTSRKTAAQQEEEGEGQQAVVSDAEAAAPAPVSSDEAAGDAAEMEEEATNPQNQVEEEEPPVEEEKSPAVRVGRRGARGRARVEPVAAPATRKRAGTSKTETEEAPVEAAPARTTRRARSQTTVVPVAEEAVPKTRRASRRAPARRTGGQQDEEEEQCQQAVVETVAPAPVSSDEGADGAAAMEAAMDPQTEEQKDLVEEQNKEEDRETGEIAAPTEEMEKEAMDIQNEVQNKLVEDQCQEDAAGGVPDMETAPASSDDEDDDTEEIEEARETGDVSDMETAAPAPVSSDEGRDATAVMEEEAVHLQNGEQTELLVEEPSQEDAGDVPAMETAQVSSDDENDDTEEIEEEQGQEDEGRVETAVPVSSDEASGGTEEMEEEDQQAVVSDAETVALSSDEGAGDAAELEATMDAQNELVEEQGQEDEGDVLDMETAVPALATSDEGSDDDAEEMEAAMDAQADEQTELVQEQDQEEGLATDVHASPELVEEEAAPVAEDCTVVSSVDEQQNDVQQCEQSPVALNVVDQEGHFPAETVSSEGPLDVEIHHAGEAAEEAEDHLSTEETEMVPMEAPESGEATEEDEDNQSTEETEMMMPVEETAEEVEEIQLSSEETEMVPVEEAEEVHHSSEETEMVPVEEAEKIHQSSEETEMVPVAESAAQATPVPQEADVEVGFTCHADTAIEKESEVLQSAAKANEEKEDLVEEEESEVLFGALFQSAAKTSENKDELAVEELLQHDMDEAAAEDDNEVSVLGALFQSAAKANQDKGDVAVEEDNDVSILGALFQSAAKTNENKEQQLVVDEVQYNMDECELAVEELLQHDMDEAAAVEEDDNEVSVLGALFQSAAKANQNKGDVAVEEDNDVSILGALFQSAAKTNENKEQQLVVDEVQYNMDECVAEQENEEDMAVFGTLFQSAAKSSENKKDLVVEENEVPFLGALFQSAAKCHENKEDLHLVAGEAQHDMDEAVEEEDNEVEATFGALLESAAKANEKEGMDVEEEEKDEDRITLAAWLLLHRAAKAHEIKEEDLIVDDTEEPVEEEPKKESVEATVTEESGITSELTNVPVEEDDGGVVAADDMLLSPATMFEGAVQVITVENLSQATVTDDEGAVKGGLADVSVEEDRVVAPMEEKVDEVLIVDNLSQPTVTDDEWAAREFAFTGDLTPVADTARDECAKEVVTVDYLSQATVTDDEWAVKESALAGDRSPVFDAAGDCSGHVISPLFAGLFEDATKFLSMDSTVSEAAAEKNVAEPVAVEKEKEGGNESEALGSLSLRKLRVQLKEKVAVAQENEVLKEKVAVAQENEVKEGEKSSVPLDKLSLRRLKLKLRETLIAHKNREANRVPLGRLDQTLNSAHKNREPTRVPLGRLDENSASKLQKREPNNRVPLGRLDDNSASKMQNREPSSASKMQNREPYSASKMQKREPNSASKMLNREPIRMRLGRLDENAC, translated from the exons ATGGACTTcctcgcgctcccccgccgcgACCTCCAGGCGCTGGCCAAGCGCAACGGCGTCCGCGCCAACCTGAGCAACGCCGCCatcgccgacgccctcgccgcgCTCCCCGCG GTCGACGGGATCGAGGAGTACGTCGAGCAGCCGGTCGTTGTCGAAGTGGCCAAGCCGGCGGTTCAGGCGGTCGTGGaggaggtgaagaagaagaagacgaagaagcaggaggcggaggagaagaagaaacaggaagcggaggagaagaagaggaagcaggaggaggaagaggagaaaaggaggcaggaggaggaagaggagaaaaggaggcaggaggaggaagaagagaaaaggaagcaggaggaggaggaaaaggagaggaagaggaagaagcaagaGGAGATCTCGCTGGAGGTCATCTTACTGGTGGAcagcgaggaagaggaggaagagaaagCCCCAGCCGCCGGGCGCGGTCGCGGTCGCGGAAGAGGACGCGGACGCGGACGCGCTGCCGGCGGGCGCGCACGGATCGAGCCTGTGGCTGCTCCGGCCACGAGGAGAAGGGCTGCGGCGAGCAATACCGCGACGGAGGATGCACCTGCGGAGCCTGTGGCGGCACCAGCTACGAGGAAAAGGGCTGCGGCAAGCAAGGCCGAGACGGAGGATATCGCTGCGGAGGCCGTGACGGCCCGTGCCACTCGTGCTCGGAGCCAGACGACGGCGGCGCCGGTCGCCGAGGAAGAGGCACCCAAGACAAGACGGGCGTCGAGGCGGGCCGCGGCGACGAAGACTGGTGCGGaccaggaagaagaaggaaaggggacaCAAG CTGTCGCCTCTGATATGGAAACTGCGGAAATGGAAGAAGATGCCACGAATACTCAGAACGAGGAGCACAACGAGGTTGAGGAACAGAGCCATGACGGCCAAG GGGTAGTGGTCGCGGATACACCAGCACAGGTGCAAGAAGAGCCAccactggaggaggaggaggacggtagGCAAGAATCGCCTGCCGTtggcgtggggcggcgaggtgcCAGACGACGCGCACGGCCCGAGCCTGTGGCGTCTCCGGCTACGAGGAAAAAGGCTGCAACAAGGAAGACCGTGACATGGGTTGACGCTCCGGCTGCAGAGGCCGTGCCGGCTCGGGCCACTCGCGCTCGGAGCCAGAGCACGGTGGCTGAGGAGGCACCCAAGGGAAGACGGACGTCGAGGAAGACTGCTGCGCAgcaggaagaggaaggagaaggccagCAAG CCGTTGTCTCTGATGCGGAAGCTGCTGCGCCTGCGCCTGTTTCCTCGGACGAAGCAGCTGGTGATGCTGCAGAGATGGAGGAAGAAGCCACGAATCCGCAGAACCAGGTTGAGGAAGAAGAACCACCGGTGGAGGAGGAGAAATCGCCTGCCGTTCGCGTGGGACGGCGCGGTGCCCGCGGGCGCGCACGGGTTGAGCCTGTGGCGGCTCCGGCTACGAGGAAAAGGGCCGGAACAAGCAAGACCGAGACAGAGGAGGCGCCCGTGGAGGCCGCGCCGGCTCGGACCACTCGTCGCGCTCGCAGCCAGACCACAGTCGTTCCGGTGGCCGAGGAAGCGGTGCCCAAGACAAGACGGGCGTCGAGGAGGGCTCCGGCGAGGAGGACTGGTGGGCAGCAAGATGAGGAAGAAGAGCAATGCCAGCAAG CTGTTGTCGAAACTGTTGCGCCTGCGCCGGTTTCCTCTGACGAGGGAGCTGATGGCGCTGCAGCAATGGAAGCAGCCATGGATCCTCAGACTGAGGAGCAAAAGGACCTAGTTGAGGAGCAGAACAAGGAAGAGGACCGTGAGACAG GTGAAATAGCTGCACCTACTGAAGAAATGGAAAAGGAGGCCATGGATATTCAGAACGAAGTGCAAAACAAGCTGGTTGAGGACCAGTGTCAGGAAGATGCAGCAGGTGGTGTGCCTGATATGGAAACTGCACCGGCTTCCTCTGACGACGAAGATGATGATACTGAAGAAATAGAAGAGGCACGTGAGACAG GTGATGTTTCTGATATGGAAACTGCTGCACCTGCACCGGTTTCTTCAGATGAGGGACGTGACGCTACTGCAGTAATGGAAGAAGAGGCCGTGCATCTTCAGAACGGTGAGCAAACGGAGCTGCTGGTTGAGGAGCCGAGCCAGGAAGATGCAGGTGATGTGCCTGCTATGGAAACTGCACAGGTTTCCTCTGACGACGAAAATGATGATACTGAAGAAATAGAAGAGGAGCAGGGTCAGGAAGACGAAG GTCGTGTGGAAACTGCTGTGCCGGTTTCTTCAGACGAGGCAAGTGGTGGTACCGAAGAAATGGAAGAAGAGGACCAGCAAG CTGTTGTTTCTGATGCGGAAACTGTTGCGCTTTCCTCCGACGAAGGAGCTGGTGATGCTGCAGAGCTGGAAGCAACCATGGATGCTCAGAACGAGCTAGTTGAGGAGCAGGGCCAGGAAGACGAAG GTGATGTCCTTGACATGGAAACTGCTGTGCCTGCACTGGCAACCTCAGACGAGGgaagtgacgatgacgctgaagaAATGGAAGCAGCCATGGATGCTCAGGCCGATGAGCAAACGGAGCTAGTTCAGGAACAGGATCAGGAAGAAG GATTAGCAACGGATGTACATGCCAGTCCCGAGCTAGTCGAAGAAGAGGCAGCACCAGTGGCAGAAGATTGCACGGTTGTTTCATCAGTGGATGAGCAGCAGAACGATGTCCAGCAGTGTGAGCAGTCTCCAGTCGCCCTGAATGTTGTTGATCAGGAAGGCCATTTCCCGGCTGAAACTGTCTCCAGCGAGGGGCCACTGGACGTGGAGATTCATCATGCCGGTGAGGCCGCTGAGGAAGCCGAGGATCATCTGTCCACTGAAGAGACTGAAATGGTGCCCATGGAAGCGCCGGAATCCGGTGAGGCCACTGAGGAAGATGAGGATAATCAGTCCACTGAAGAGACTGAAATGATGATGCCCGTGGAAGAGACCGCTGAGGAAGTTGAGGAGATTCAGCTGTCCAGTGAAGAGACTGAAATGGTGCCCGTTGAGGAAGCTGAGGAGGTTCATCATTCCAGTGAAGAGACAGAAATGGTGCCCGTTGAAGAAGCTGAGAAGATTCATCAGTCCAGTGAAGAGACAGAAATGGTGCCCGTCGCCGAGTCGGCGGCTCAGGCCACACCGGTGCCGCAGGAGGCTGATGTGGAGGTTGGTTTCACCTGCCATGCAGACACTGCCATTGAGAAGGAGAGTGAAGTGCTTCAGAGTGCAGCCAAAGCCAATGAGGAGAAGGAAGACCTGGTTGAAGAGGAGGAGAGTGAAGTGCTGTTTGGTGCTCTTTTCCAGAGCGCAGCCAAAACCAGTGAGAACAAGGATGAGCTGGCTGTTGAAGAGTTGTTGCAGCATGACATGGATGAGGCTGCTGCAGAGGATGACAATGAAGTTTCAGTCCTTGGTGCTCTGTTCCAGAGCGCAGCCAAAGCCAATCAGGACAAGGGAGATGTGGCTGTTGAAGAGGACAATGATGTGTCAATCCTTGGTGCTCTGTTCCAGAGCGCAGCCAAAACAAATGAGAACAAGGAACAACAACTGGTTGTTGATGAGGTGCAGTATAACATGGATGAGTGTGAGCTGGCTGTTGAAGAGTTGTTGCAGCATGACATGGATGAGGCTGCTGCAGTGGAAGAGGATGACAATGAAGTTTCAGTCCTTGGTGCTCTGTTCCAGAGCGCAGCCAAAGCCAATCAGAACAAGGGAGATGTGGCTGTTGAAGAGGACAATGATGTGTCAATCCTTGGTGCTCTGTTCCAGAGCGCAGCCAAAACAAATGAGAACAAGGAACAACAACTGGTTGTTGATGAGGTGCAGTATAACATGGATGAGTGTGTTGCAGAGCAGGAGAATGAGGAAGATATGGCTGTCTTTGGCACTCTGTTTCAGAGCGCGGCCAAGTCTAGTGAGAACAAGAAAGATCTGGTTGTTGAGGAGAATGAGGTGCCATTCTTAGGTGCTCTGTTTCAGAGCGCAGCCAAGTGCCACGAGAACAAGGAAGACCTTCATCTGGTTGCTGGTGAGGCGCAGCATGACATGGATGAGGCTGTTGAAGAGGAGGACAATGAAGTAGAAGCAACCTTTGGTGCTCTCCTTGAGAGCGCAGCCAAAGCCAATGAGAAGGAAGGTATGGATGTTGAAGAGGAGGAGAAGGATGAAGACCGAATCACCTTGGCTGCTTGGCTGCTGCTCCACAGAGCAGCCAAGGCCCATGAAATCAAGGAAGAAGATCTGATTGTTGATGACACAGAAGAGCCTGttgaagaggagccaaagaaggagAGTGTTGAGGCCACTGTGACAGAGGAGAGTGGCATCACCAGTGAGCTGACAAATGTGCCCgtcgaggaggacgacggcggcgtggtggccgccgacgACATGCTACTCAGCCCAGCCACAATGTTTGAGGGCGCTGTACAAGTGATCACCGTCGAGAACCTGTCGCAAGCCACGGTAACTGACGATGAGGGTGCAGTCAAGGGCGGCCTTGCAGATGTGTCCGTTGAAGAGGATAGAGTGGTGGCCCCCATGGAGGAGAAAGTAGACGAGGTGCTCATCGTCGACAACCTGTCGCAACCCACGGTGACTGATGACGAATGGGCAGCCAGGGAGTTTGCTTTCACCGGTGACCTCACACCGGTGGCTGACACCGCCAGAGACGAGTGCGCGAAGGAAGTGGTCACCGTCGACTACCTGTCGCAGGCCACAGTGACAGATGACGAGTGGGCAGTCAAGGAGAGCGCTCTCGCCGGCGACCGCTCGCCGGTGTTCGACGCTGCCGGAGACTGCAGTGGTCACGTCATTTCGCCGCTGTTCGCAGGCTTATTTGAGGATGCCACCAAGTTCCTGTCCATGGACTCCACGGTGTCTGAAGCTGCTGCTGAGAAGAACGTTGCTGAACCTGTGGCAGTGGAAAAGGAGAAGGAGGGAGGCAACGAATCTGAAGCACTGGGCAGCCTGAGCCTGAGGAAGCTTAGGGTCCAGctcaaggagaaggtggcagtggCACAAGAGAATGAAGTGCTCAAGGAGAAGGTGGCGGTGGCACAAGAGAATGAAGTGAAGGAGGGTGAGAAATCATCTGTGCCACTGGATAAGCTTAGCCTGCGGAGGCTTAAGCTGAAGCTCAGGGAGACACTGATTGCTCACAAG AACAGAGAAGCAAACAGGGTGCCCCTTGGAAGGTTGGACCAGACGCTGAATTCAGCTCACAAG AACAGAGAGCCGACTAGGGTGCCCCTGGGCAGGCTGGACGAGAACTCGGCGTCTAAGTTGCAGAAGAGAGAGCCCAATAACAGGGTGCCCCTCGGCAGGCTGGACGACAACTCGGCGTCAAAAATGCAGAACAGAGAGCCGAGTTCGGCGTCGAAAATGCAGAACAGGGAGCCGTATTCGGCGTCGAAAATGCAGAAGAGGGAGCCGAATTCAGCGTCGAAAATGCTGAACAGAGAACCAATCAGGATGCGCCTTGGAAGGCTGGACGAGAACGCGTGTTGA
- the LOC123054465 gene encoding trichohyalin isoform X3 encodes MDFLALPRRDLQALAKRNGVRANLSNAAIADALAALPAVDGIEEYVEQPVVVEVAKPAVQAVVEEVKKKKTKKQEAEEKKKQEAEEKKRKQEEEEEKRRQEEEEEKRRQEEEEEKRKQEEEEKERKRKKQEEISLEVILLVDSEEEEEEKAPAAGRGRGRGRGRGRGRAAGGRARIEPVAAPATRRRAAASNTATEDAPAEPVAAPATRKRAAASKAETEDIAAEAVTARATRARSQTTAAPVAEEEAPKTRRASRRAAATKTGADQEEEGKGTQAVASDMETAEMEEDATNTQNEEHNEVEEQSHDGQGVVVADTPAQVQEEPPLEEEEDGRQESPAVGVGRRGARRRARPEPVASPATRKKAATRKTVTWVDAPAAEAVPARATRARSQSTVAEEAPKGRRTSRKTAAQQEEEGEGQQAVVSDAEAAAPAPVSSDEAAGDAAEMEEEATNPQNQVEEEEPPVEEEKSPAVRVGRRGARGRARVEPVAAPATRKRAGTSKTETEEAPVEAAPARTTRRARSQTTVVPVAEEAVPKTRRASRRAPARRTGGQQDEEEEQCQQAAVVETVAPAPVSSDEGADGAAAMEAAMDPQTEEQKDLVEEQNKEEDRETGEIAAPTEEMEKEAMDIQNEVQNKLVEDQCQEDAAGGVPDMETAPASSDDEDDDTEEIEEARETGDVSDMETAAPAPVSSDEGRDATAVMEEEAVHLQNGEQTELLVEEPSQEDAGDVPAMETAQVSSDDENDDTEEIEEEQGQEDEGDVLDMETAVPALATSDEGSDDDAEEMEAAMDAQADEQTELVQEQDQEEGLATDVHASPELVEEEAAPVAEDCTVVSSVDEQQNDVQQCEQSPVALNVVDQEGHFPAETVSSEGPLDVEIHHAGEAAEEAEDHLSTEETEMVPMEAPESGEATEEDEDNQSTEETEMMMPVEETAEEVEEIQLSSEETEMVPVEEAEEVHHSSEETEMVPVEEAEKIHQSSEETEMVPVAESAAQATPVPQEADVEVGFTCHADTAIEKESEVLQSAAKANEEKEDLVEEEESEVLFGALFQSAAKTSENKDELAVEELLQHDMDEAAAEDDNEVSVLGALFQSAAKANQDKGDVAVEEDNDVSILGALFQSAAKTNENKEQQLVVDEVQYNMDECELAVEELLQHDMDEAAAVEEDDNEVSVLGALFQSAAKANQNKGDVAVEEDNDVSILGALFQSAAKTNENKEQQLVVDEVQYNMDECVAEQENEEDMAVFGTLFQSAAKSSENKKDLVVEENEVPFLGALFQSAAKCHENKEDLHLVAGEAQHDMDEAVEEEDNEVEATFGALLESAAKANEKEGMDVEEEEKDEDRITLAAWLLLHRAAKAHEIKEEDLIVDDTEEPVEEEPKKESVEATVTEESGITSELTNVPVEEDDGGVVAADDMLLSPATMFEGAVQVITVENLSQATVTDDEGAVKGGLADVSVEEDRVVAPMEEKVDEVLIVDNLSQPTVTDDEWAAREFAFTGDLTPVADTARDECAKEVVTVDYLSQATVTDDEWAVKESALAGDRSPVFDAAGDCSGHVISPLFAGLFEDATKFLSMDSTVSEAAAEKNVAEPVAVEKEKEGGNESEALGSLSLRKLRVQLKEKVAVAQENEVLKEKVAVAQENEVKEGEKSSVPLDKLSLRRLKLKLRETLIAHKNREANRVPLGRLDQTLNSAHKNREPTRVPLGRLDENSASKLQKREPNNRVPLGRLDDNSASKMQNREPSSASKMQNREPYSASKMQKREPNSASKMLNREPIRMRLGRLDENAC; translated from the exons ATGGACTTcctcgcgctcccccgccgcgACCTCCAGGCGCTGGCCAAGCGCAACGGCGTCCGCGCCAACCTGAGCAACGCCGCCatcgccgacgccctcgccgcgCTCCCCGCG GTCGACGGGATCGAGGAGTACGTCGAGCAGCCGGTCGTTGTCGAAGTGGCCAAGCCGGCGGTTCAGGCGGTCGTGGaggaggtgaagaagaagaagacgaagaagcaggaggcggaggagaagaagaaacaggaagcggaggagaagaagaggaagcaggaggaggaagaggagaaaaggaggcaggaggaggaagaggagaaaaggaggcaggaggaggaagaagagaaaaggaagcaggaggaggaggaaaaggagaggaagaggaagaagcaagaGGAGATCTCGCTGGAGGTCATCTTACTGGTGGAcagcgaggaagaggaggaagagaaagCCCCAGCCGCCGGGCGCGGTCGCGGTCGCGGAAGAGGACGCGGACGCGGACGCGCTGCCGGCGGGCGCGCACGGATCGAGCCTGTGGCTGCTCCGGCCACGAGGAGAAGGGCTGCGGCGAGCAATACCGCGACGGAGGATGCACCTGCGGAGCCTGTGGCGGCACCAGCTACGAGGAAAAGGGCTGCGGCAAGCAAGGCCGAGACGGAGGATATCGCTGCGGAGGCCGTGACGGCCCGTGCCACTCGTGCTCGGAGCCAGACGACGGCGGCGCCGGTCGCCGAGGAAGAGGCACCCAAGACAAGACGGGCGTCGAGGCGGGCCGCGGCGACGAAGACTGGTGCGGaccaggaagaagaaggaaaggggacaCAAG CTGTCGCCTCTGATATGGAAACTGCGGAAATGGAAGAAGATGCCACGAATACTCAGAACGAGGAGCACAACGAGGTTGAGGAACAGAGCCATGACGGCCAAG GGGTAGTGGTCGCGGATACACCAGCACAGGTGCAAGAAGAGCCAccactggaggaggaggaggacggtagGCAAGAATCGCCTGCCGTtggcgtggggcggcgaggtgcCAGACGACGCGCACGGCCCGAGCCTGTGGCGTCTCCGGCTACGAGGAAAAAGGCTGCAACAAGGAAGACCGTGACATGGGTTGACGCTCCGGCTGCAGAGGCCGTGCCGGCTCGGGCCACTCGCGCTCGGAGCCAGAGCACGGTGGCTGAGGAGGCACCCAAGGGAAGACGGACGTCGAGGAAGACTGCTGCGCAgcaggaagaggaaggagaaggccagCAAG CCGTTGTCTCTGATGCGGAAGCTGCTGCGCCTGCGCCTGTTTCCTCGGACGAAGCAGCTGGTGATGCTGCAGAGATGGAGGAAGAAGCCACGAATCCGCAGAACCAGGTTGAGGAAGAAGAACCACCGGTGGAGGAGGAGAAATCGCCTGCCGTTCGCGTGGGACGGCGCGGTGCCCGCGGGCGCGCACGGGTTGAGCCTGTGGCGGCTCCGGCTACGAGGAAAAGGGCCGGAACAAGCAAGACCGAGACAGAGGAGGCGCCCGTGGAGGCCGCGCCGGCTCGGACCACTCGTCGCGCTCGCAGCCAGACCACAGTCGTTCCGGTGGCCGAGGAAGCGGTGCCCAAGACAAGACGGGCGTCGAGGAGGGCTCCGGCGAGGAGGACTGGTGGGCAGCAAGATGAGGAAGAAGAGCAATGCCAGCAAG CAGCTGTTGTCGAAACTGTTGCGCCTGCGCCGGTTTCCTCTGACGAGGGAGCTGATGGCGCTGCAGCAATGGAAGCAGCCATGGATCCTCAGACTGAGGAGCAAAAGGACCTAGTTGAGGAGCAGAACAAGGAAGAGGACCGTGAGACAG GTGAAATAGCTGCACCTACTGAAGAAATGGAAAAGGAGGCCATGGATATTCAGAACGAAGTGCAAAACAAGCTGGTTGAGGACCAGTGTCAGGAAGATGCAGCAGGTGGTGTGCCTGATATGGAAACTGCACCGGCTTCCTCTGACGACGAAGATGATGATACTGAAGAAATAGAAGAGGCACGTGAGACAG GTGATGTTTCTGATATGGAAACTGCTGCACCTGCACCGGTTTCTTCAGATGAGGGACGTGACGCTACTGCAGTAATGGAAGAAGAGGCCGTGCATCTTCAGAACGGTGAGCAAACGGAGCTGCTGGTTGAGGAGCCGAGCCAGGAAGATGCAGGTGATGTGCCTGCTATGGAAACTGCACAGGTTTCCTCTGACGACGAAAATGATGATACTGAAGAAATAGAAGAGGAGCAGGGTCAGGAAGACGAAG GTGATGTCCTTGACATGGAAACTGCTGTGCCTGCACTGGCAACCTCAGACGAGGgaagtgacgatgacgctgaagaAATGGAAGCAGCCATGGATGCTCAGGCCGATGAGCAAACGGAGCTAGTTCAGGAACAGGATCAGGAAGAAG GATTAGCAACGGATGTACATGCCAGTCCCGAGCTAGTCGAAGAAGAGGCAGCACCAGTGGCAGAAGATTGCACGGTTGTTTCATCAGTGGATGAGCAGCAGAACGATGTCCAGCAGTGTGAGCAGTCTCCAGTCGCCCTGAATGTTGTTGATCAGGAAGGCCATTTCCCGGCTGAAACTGTCTCCAGCGAGGGGCCACTGGACGTGGAGATTCATCATGCCGGTGAGGCCGCTGAGGAAGCCGAGGATCATCTGTCCACTGAAGAGACTGAAATGGTGCCCATGGAAGCGCCGGAATCCGGTGAGGCCACTGAGGAAGATGAGGATAATCAGTCCACTGAAGAGACTGAAATGATGATGCCCGTGGAAGAGACCGCTGAGGAAGTTGAGGAGATTCAGCTGTCCAGTGAAGAGACTGAAATGGTGCCCGTTGAGGAAGCTGAGGAGGTTCATCATTCCAGTGAAGAGACAGAAATGGTGCCCGTTGAAGAAGCTGAGAAGATTCATCAGTCCAGTGAAGAGACAGAAATGGTGCCCGTCGCCGAGTCGGCGGCTCAGGCCACACCGGTGCCGCAGGAGGCTGATGTGGAGGTTGGTTTCACCTGCCATGCAGACACTGCCATTGAGAAGGAGAGTGAAGTGCTTCAGAGTGCAGCCAAAGCCAATGAGGAGAAGGAAGACCTGGTTGAAGAGGAGGAGAGTGAAGTGCTGTTTGGTGCTCTTTTCCAGAGCGCAGCCAAAACCAGTGAGAACAAGGATGAGCTGGCTGTTGAAGAGTTGTTGCAGCATGACATGGATGAGGCTGCTGCAGAGGATGACAATGAAGTTTCAGTCCTTGGTGCTCTGTTCCAGAGCGCAGCCAAAGCCAATCAGGACAAGGGAGATGTGGCTGTTGAAGAGGACAATGATGTGTCAATCCTTGGTGCTCTGTTCCAGAGCGCAGCCAAAACAAATGAGAACAAGGAACAACAACTGGTTGTTGATGAGGTGCAGTATAACATGGATGAGTGTGAGCTGGCTGTTGAAGAGTTGTTGCAGCATGACATGGATGAGGCTGCTGCAGTGGAAGAGGATGACAATGAAGTTTCAGTCCTTGGTGCTCTGTTCCAGAGCGCAGCCAAAGCCAATCAGAACAAGGGAGATGTGGCTGTTGAAGAGGACAATGATGTGTCAATCCTTGGTGCTCTGTTCCAGAGCGCAGCCAAAACAAATGAGAACAAGGAACAACAACTGGTTGTTGATGAGGTGCAGTATAACATGGATGAGTGTGTTGCAGAGCAGGAGAATGAGGAAGATATGGCTGTCTTTGGCACTCTGTTTCAGAGCGCGGCCAAGTCTAGTGAGAACAAGAAAGATCTGGTTGTTGAGGAGAATGAGGTGCCATTCTTAGGTGCTCTGTTTCAGAGCGCAGCCAAGTGCCACGAGAACAAGGAAGACCTTCATCTGGTTGCTGGTGAGGCGCAGCATGACATGGATGAGGCTGTTGAAGAGGAGGACAATGAAGTAGAAGCAACCTTTGGTGCTCTCCTTGAGAGCGCAGCCAAAGCCAATGAGAAGGAAGGTATGGATGTTGAAGAGGAGGAGAAGGATGAAGACCGAATCACCTTGGCTGCTTGGCTGCTGCTCCACAGAGCAGCCAAGGCCCATGAAATCAAGGAAGAAGATCTGATTGTTGATGACACAGAAGAGCCTGttgaagaggagccaaagaaggagAGTGTTGAGGCCACTGTGACAGAGGAGAGTGGCATCACCAGTGAGCTGACAAATGTGCCCgtcgaggaggacgacggcggcgtggtggccgccgacgACATGCTACTCAGCCCAGCCACAATGTTTGAGGGCGCTGTACAAGTGATCACCGTCGAGAACCTGTCGCAAGCCACGGTAACTGACGATGAGGGTGCAGTCAAGGGCGGCCTTGCAGATGTGTCCGTTGAAGAGGATAGAGTGGTGGCCCCCATGGAGGAGAAAGTAGACGAGGTGCTCATCGTCGACAACCTGTCGCAACCCACGGTGACTGATGACGAATGGGCAGCCAGGGAGTTTGCTTTCACCGGTGACCTCACACCGGTGGCTGACACCGCCAGAGACGAGTGCGCGAAGGAAGTGGTCACCGTCGACTACCTGTCGCAGGCCACAGTGACAGATGACGAGTGGGCAGTCAAGGAGAGCGCTCTCGCCGGCGACCGCTCGCCGGTGTTCGACGCTGCCGGAGACTGCAGTGGTCACGTCATTTCGCCGCTGTTCGCAGGCTTATTTGAGGATGCCACCAAGTTCCTGTCCATGGACTCCACGGTGTCTGAAGCTGCTGCTGAGAAGAACGTTGCTGAACCTGTGGCAGTGGAAAAGGAGAAGGAGGGAGGCAACGAATCTGAAGCACTGGGCAGCCTGAGCCTGAGGAAGCTTAGGGTCCAGctcaaggagaaggtggcagtggCACAAGAGAATGAAGTGCTCAAGGAGAAGGTGGCGGTGGCACAAGAGAATGAAGTGAAGGAGGGTGAGAAATCATCTGTGCCACTGGATAAGCTTAGCCTGCGGAGGCTTAAGCTGAAGCTCAGGGAGACACTGATTGCTCACAAG AACAGAGAAGCAAACAGGGTGCCCCTTGGAAGGTTGGACCAGACGCTGAATTCAGCTCACAAG AACAGAGAGCCGACTAGGGTGCCCCTGGGCAGGCTGGACGAGAACTCGGCGTCTAAGTTGCAGAAGAGAGAGCCCAATAACAGGGTGCCCCTCGGCAGGCTGGACGACAACTCGGCGTCAAAAATGCAGAACAGAGAGCCGAGTTCGGCGTCGAAAATGCAGAACAGGGAGCCGTATTCGGCGTCGAAAATGCAGAAGAGGGAGCCGAATTCAGCGTCGAAAATGCTGAACAGAGAACCAATCAGGATGCGCCTTGGAAGGCTGGACGAGAACGCGTGTTGA